The genomic region AGAGGAGGAGCTCCCCAACCTGAGGAGACTGCCTTCTGAGGTGCCGCCTGGAGGAAGAGGGCACAGTTCCAGAGGCGCGGGCCGAGCCCTGACACGACCCCGCGCGGGGCCAAACCCCAGGAGGCGGCCGGGCTCCCGCCCGCTGACCCGGGCTCCCGGGCGGGCCCCGTCTCCTCTCCTGAGGGACGGTCCCTGAGGCACACCTGTCCGCGGGCTGGCTCCCGCACGGCCCCCTGAACATTCTAGACGCCACACACCGGCAACGAGCGAACAGGTGCAGAGTGAAGGCTTTCTGACAGGAAGACCGCTCGCGGCCCCTGGGCGTTTGTCTGGGCTCTGGGAGTCTACGCAAGGTTTCAGACACGGGGACGGGCCAGACAAGTATTTGCGGCAAAGGGAACACAGGAAAAGGCTCTTCACTGTACACTGGGTTGGCCAGACAACCTCGGGGTCCAAAGACCCCGGCCTCCGACCTGTGAGGAGGCGCCCACCgctggggccggggccgggaGGGCGGCGGCTGTTTCACGCGAAGGGGAAAGGTTCAGAGATGAGAAGTTGGAGTTGTGGAGAAACACTCAGCCCTCAGGGGTCCTTTCTCTGGGAGGGGGCGGGCAGACCGCGCAGTCTCAGGGGCGCGAGCGGGAGGGCACCGCTTGCCCCGCTCCGGCCAGCCTTAGCCACGCCCCAAGGAGGGGGGTCCAGCCTTAACTCCGCCCCGGCCAGCCTTAGCCACGCCCCCAGAGGGGTCCGCGTGCAGGGGGCGCGGCGCCCGCAGGGCACCGGCCGGTTGTCGGTTCCCAAGGCCACCGCCACGGGTCGGCCCCGGTCGTGCTCTCCCACCGGCAGCGCCCCAGCCCACTCAGGCTCGGCGGCTGCCTTCTCGCATCTGTGCTTCACCAGGGTCCCCTCCAGCGGCCCCTGgcctctctctccccctgcctCGTGCCCTCCCGGCGCTTGCTGCCATCCAGGCTCGCTCCACCAGGCCTGTGCCTTCCTGCTCCCTGTGCCTCGACATCGGCCCCACCCAGAGAGCTAGCAGACGGTAGATGACAGCTTAATGTCTCCCTCGGAGTGGGGCCGTCCTGCCTTGgtattagtaataataacaacaacagtgaTTATGATAACTCCTTGGCTGGTGGTAATGTATATTTTACTGTGTGTTCAAACTGTTCCGTAAACTCTCCACTCCTTTCCCACGAAGGCTCGTAAGGCAGgactttgtgtttctttcttttgtttgttctgtTCCGGCGGCAGCCTGATAAGCTCTGGTTGATAAGATGGATGAACTTGAACAGGTGGTGAATTTCATATGCATGGGGCCCACACTCTGCATTCTGTTTCATGCCCTGCTTTCCCACCTAATGCATTGTGGCTGTCCCTTCCTGTCACTGGCAGTCCTTTAGAAAGCATGAAGAGCCCCACTGGCAAGtcaagaaggaaaaataccagGGCTGACCAACGTGCATTAGGTTAGGCCTGGCCCCAGCACTGCTGAAGATGGGCCAGGCCTTTCATGAAGTAGGACCTGTACTCTAAGCAGCCCCATTTTACATATTAATACTTACAAAAGGGAtaagagaggctaagtaacttgcccaaggccccCACAGCTGTTTTGTGCCAAAACTTGTGAACCACCACACTACAGTCATCAGtgcaatggaaatgaaaaatagtcATGAGATACCGTTTTACTCATGTGTTTTGGGGTGCTTGCCCTGTGCCTGATGGCCTCACCTTCAAATTTCCCAATTGCTGGGAAAGGGTCCAGCTGCCCACCCGAAACAGGCCTCCTTGCCTCCTGCTTTTCCACCTGGTACAGCCTCCACCAGCTCTTGCAGGGACAACAGCAGGGGCCCCCTGGCTGGCCCTGAGCCCAGTCCTGTCTTTGGATGCCATGTGCTCAATTCTAAGGGCAAGATGCCTGGTGGGGGCTCTGAACGTGACTGGGCTGACACTGAACTGAGCCTTCAGTGAGCCTTCTTGGCCATCCTGAAACCAGGGGAGCATCCTCAGCCCACTGGTCACCCATGCCCTCACCATGTCAcggcccctgcccctcctcctacTTGACCACACTGCCCATGGGGTACTGAACAACTGCAGACCAACTCAGTTACTTGTCCAAGGTCCTCCAGACTATGAGAGACTGAACTGGGGCTCAAATCCTGCCCAGACCTGGCTGCTGCTCAAAGGGCCCCTCCAGAAGcagggcctggaggaggaaacctgACTGTCCTTTCCCCTTAGCTGGTCAAGGGCCACCTTGTTCAGCCCCACCTTTACTGTTCTCACTGGCCCAAACTCAGCCATGGTTACAGCTGCTGCCATCCCAGGCCCTGATGCCAGCCTTGCTCTGGCACATCCTATCCAGTGGGGCACATGCCCAGGAAAGGGATTATCACATCAAGGTCTTCAGATAACAGCCTGGTGCACAGGGATATAATAGGGAGCCCTGCAGCAGGCACCCCACACCTCTCTGAAGGCAGCACCATGAACTTCCTCTGGCTTCTCTCCTACTGCGCCCTCCTGGGCACAGCCTTTGGTAAGTACCTGGGCAGGCAGAGGCCAGAAAGGCTGTCTCCCCTTCCACCCACTGTTGGAAGGGGTGCTGGCTCCACCAACCCCCAGATCAGCAAAGGGCAGCAGGGTCCCTGCTCCCAGTTCAGCCATGCATGGTTGGTGTGAGCCTGAGCGggtctttctccctctctgagcctcacatcTCTAGAATGCTGGGAAGACTGGACCACACCATCCAGTGTGAAGTCCCCAGGGTGGAGGTGGACCTTCCTATGTGTGAGGAGGGTTGACCCTGTTCAAGGAGGGGTAGCGGTTCCAGAGGGCCAGAAAGTTCTGTGAAGAGTTAGTGGCTCCCAAGCAGGCTCAGATGATGAGCAAGTGGGTGGGTGTGGCTTGGCCCTCGTCAGCTCTTTCAGGCCCTGAACCAGcccttttaaacttttaaacttgTGTGTCAGGAACAGAGTAAGTTCCTGCTTTGCCTTAGTAGTCAAAACATCTTTCAGCTTTATTATATACCAACTCTGTGAGGTTGCCAACTGTAAGATCCCCATTTTGCTGATGGGAAAACAGACTCGGAGTGAGTAAGTGGGCGGTGTGATAGGGCTGGGTTCAAACCCACAGAGCCCAGCCTCTTAGCCCATGCTCTGGCGCTGCCGCCACGTTGCACTCGGTCTGCTGGGCCTGAGACTCACATCGGCCTGTGCTGTCCCTGGGGTATTCCTGGAGCCATGGGTCCTGGGTGAGACCTTGGCCTCCACTCCTCACCCCATCCTCCCTCCTCAGGCTGCGGGGTCCCCGCCATCCAACCTGTGCTAAGCGGCCTCTCCAGGATTGTCAACGGGGAAGAAGCTGTCCCCGGCTCCTGGCCCTGGCAGGTGTCCCTGCAGGTGAGCGGGGTTCTGTGCGTGAAGGGAGAGGCACTGGGGGGTCTGCTGGGCAGGGGGGCGCTGCCCAGGTCAGTGCTGCTGGTGTCCAGCAAGCGCTGACCCTCCCCGTCTTCCTCCAGGACAAGACCGGCTTCCACTTCTGCGGGGGCTCCCTCATCAACGAGAACTGGGTGGTCACCGCCGCCCACTGCGGTGTCACGTGAGGGCCCAGGGTCCCCAGGAAACCCTTTGGGGTGGTTTTTCCAGCACTGAGATCTTGCCCTTTAATGCCATTTcccaatttctttttgtttgtttcttttcccccGGGGTCTCCTTCTCTCCCAGGCGAGGGTCTCCCCTGGAGCGGAGGACAGGCTGCCCCTAGCCAAGCTGGACCACCAGTAGGCTTCGAGCCCCAACCCCGAGGTTCTCACCTGCCTGCCCCGAGGCTGCTCTGCATGCTCGGCAGCCTGAGCTGTGGCTTCCACGTCCAGGCGCCCGCCTCCCAGGTTCTAATTTTGAGATGTGCAGCAAATCCAGGTCCTGCTGGTCTCCTGGGGTCGCAGGGAAAACACTCGGCAAGCGAGACTGCACAGTGGAGATTCCGAGCTTCAAGCTCCGACCCACACCACACCCCTGTGAGCACACGCACAAAGACACGCAGACGCCCACACACGTGTGCCCCAATGCACACGCGCACTCCGTGCCCCACCTACCCGCCTCCAGCGGgaacctctctttttctctggctCTCTGCAGAACCTCTGATGTGGTAGTGGCTGGGGAGTTTGACCAAGGCTCAAGCTCTGAGAAGATCCAGAAGCTGAAGATCGCCAAGGTATGGTGGCCCCCCCGGGTCGTCCAGGTGTGACCCCAGGTAGGGTGGTCCCTCGGGAGTGGCCGCCCACACTAAGTCCCAGACACTCCAGCTCCCCTGGTTACCCTGATACCCCATCATGATGGAGCAAAGCAGAAGGCCAGGTGTGCGAGGCTTCAGGAAGGCAAGGTCTGCACCTTGAGCCTGGGCTGGGGTTCCTGGGGTCACAGGAGGAGCTGCCGAATGGAGCAGGCTGTCGTCCAGGGAGGGGCGCTGATGCCACGAGGGGTCTCCCGACGCCTTCTCCCCAGACCCCAATGGCGGCTATTTGTctccccccgccctgccccccacACAGGTTTTCAAGAACTCCAAGTACAACTCGTTAACCATCAACAATGACATCACCCTGCTGAAGCTGTCCACGGCTGCAAGCTTCTCCCAGACTGTGTCTGCCGTGTGCCTGCCCAGCGCCAGCGACGACTTCGCTGCCGGGACGACGTGCGTCACCACAGGCTGGGGCCTGACCCGATACACCAGTGAGTGAGGGGTGACCACAGTGGGCTGGCGGGGAGGTGGGGAGCACGGTCGCTGACTACCCACCCTGCCCTTCCAGATGCCAACACCCCTGACCGGCTGCAGCAGGCGTCCCTGCCcctcctgtccaacaccaactgcAAGAAATACTGGGGCACTAAGATcaaagatgccatgatctgtgcGGGCGCCAGCGGTGTCTCCTCTTGCATGGTAGGGCCTCCCAGCCTCGGTGGGGTTCAGGCCAAGGGCTTGGGCAAAGACGGAGGAAATGGAAGCCGTAGGCAGCCCTCTTTCAGGGCCTGCCATTCTCTCCTGGAGCATCCCTGCCAGAGTAGCTGGGAAGACAGAGCTCCTGGAGAACCCCCGGTGACCTCAGCAGAGGGGTACTAGAGCAGGGGCCTCTGTCCTCAGAGCTGCCATGCTACAAGATGCCCTTGATATCTGCATCTGAGCAGTGGCACCTCCTGACCTGTGCAGTGCACAGCCTGGGCAGCAGAGCATGGCGGCCCTAAAGGCTCCCGAAGGGGCCTGGCAgaccttcctctctccctgtggCCCCGTGGCCAGCACCACCTGTACTTTCCTCCTGTCAATCAAACCTGCTCTACTGAGCCTGTTATAGGACCCCAGGGGGTGACCCAGACTTCCAGGGGCACAAACCACAGGAGCTGCTGAAGTTTCTTTCACAATCCTTCTAGTATGCATGTGCTGAGCTTCCACTGGCTGTCCGGCCTGGGACGGGGTGCTGGGAACAACATTCACGAGTCTCTGGGCTGCCAGCTCCAAGCCCCCCGCTCCCTGTCCTGCAGGGCGACTCTGGCGGCCCCCTGGTCTGCAAGAAGAATGGAGCCTGGACCCTGGTGGGCATCGTGTCCTGGGGCAGCAGCACGTGCTCCACGTCCACCCCTGGCGTGTACGCCCGCGTCACTGCTCTCGTCAACTGGGTGCAGCAGACCCTGGCCGCCAACTGAGCCCCCAGCCTCACACTGGCCTCCCTGCCAACCTTGCTCCTACGCAGCCTCAATAAACCGGTGGAAGACATGTTGACGGTGTCTGTGTCCTGTGCTGGGGTTTCTGGGAGTTCATTCTTCTCCTGAACTTGGACCTTCACTGAACCAGGTGGCAGGGGGTGTCCAGGAGGGCCCCTTGTTAGTCTGCCTCCCCCGAGTGGCCAGAAGGGACACACACAGATGAGGGGGGACCTTGGCCTCCCGCCTCCCACTACGGGGTCCTCACCATCGACCCTTGGCCTGCCCTGAGGAGGGGGCACCTGGGGGTGGAGTCTGGTGCTGGCCCCACACACTTGTGACTCCAGGAAACCTTCCCAGGAGTGGCCCCAAGGGCTGTCTCTTTCCCAAGCCCACACTGCAGTCAGGTGCTTCTCAGCCCAAGGTCTTCTGATAAGGAGGGGATGGCGAGGCAGGTTGCGATTGGTGGGCTGGGGCAATATATTGGGGGTCTCTCGGGCAGACCCCAATTCCCCTGCTGAGCCACACACCATGGCCCTTCTCTGGGTTGTCCTTGGCTTCTTCCTCTTTGGCAGCAGCTTCGGTAAGTGCAGGGCTCAGGCAGGCCTGGCAGCCCCAGGTCAAGCCTCACCCCCGCCCTGGCCCTCAGCCCCAGAAGCAGGGGACGGGAGGGTCCAAGTCCTCGTACCTTGAACCACCCCTGCCGCCCGTCCCTCTGGGTGCCCCTCTGACCCTCCTTGGGCACCTATGCCTGGCTCCCCACTCCTCTGCTGGGCCTGGGCCCCCCCGCCACCTGGAGGTCCCTTGGACTTCTGATCTGGTCTCCTCCATTCGCTCAGAAGCCTTGGGGTGGGGACTCCTCTACCCTCCAAACATGCCACCAAGCCATGTGAATTCTGCCTCAGGAATGTTCCCCAGGTCCATCCATCTTGCCCAGTCTGCCGACCCTCTGGGTTTGGACACACTCCTGGGTTGGTGCCACCCCACCTATGgtacttgttcagttgctaagtcgtgtttgactctttgctaccccatggactgcagcacaccaggcttccctgtccttcaccatctctcagaatttgctcaaactcatgtccattgagtcggtgatgccatccaaccatctcatcccctgccacctccttctcctcccaccttcaatctttcccagcatcagggtcttttccaatgagtcagttctttgccatcaggtggccgaagtacaaGGAAATACCCTCACAAATACCCTCACCCAAAGCTGCTCCCCCTGAAGACTCAGAGGCCATGAGAGCACCCAGGACTCACACAGGACATCCCAGCCTCTGGGAAAGGATCCTGGGCTCAGAGGGGACGGACACTCCCCTCAGAGCACACAgcaggctggggagcctgggcCCCAACTGCAGAGACTCTCCACTTCAGGGACTGTCCACAAGAGCGCCTAAGGGCAGTTGTCAGCTAGCCGGGAGGGGGCTAAATGTCTTGCAGCAGACAAAACTCTGGGTGCCAGGATGCCGCGGAGGCCTGGAAGAGCTGCGTATGCACCCTGATCCCCCTTGAGGCACCATCTACAGACCAGCTGCCCTGTCTCTGCCTCTCAGGTTGCGGGGTCCCCGCCATCGACCCTGTGCTGAGTGGCCTCTCCAGGATTGTCAATGGGGAGGATGCTGTGCCCGGCTCCTGGCCCTGGCAGGTGTCCCTGCAGGTGAGGGGGGGCTGAGGAGGGGCAGGTTAGACAGAGGGGGCTGAGGTGGGAGAGGCAAGGCTGactctctcccaccccctccccagaccaGCTCCGGCTTCCACTTCTGCGGGGGCTCCCTCATCAGTGAGGACTGGGTGGTCACCGCTGCCCACTGTGGGGTCAGGTGAGGCCCTACTTCACCTGCTCAAAGGGACCACCTTTACCTCCCAGCCCCAAGTAGGCTCGGGGAGTGGGCACGGGGCTGCTCGGGGAGCAAGGGGCTGGGGGCGGCTGCTCTTGTTCCCCACCTGCAGGCAGAACAGTCTCCAGGaaaagcccccccaccccccaaccccccccagCACCCTGGCCTCCAGACCCCACGTTGGTCCAGGACAGCGGGTCTGGGCCTCCGCCTTCACAGTACAgacggagaaactgaggcccagggagaacAGGGGTGCCCCGGGGTCCCCGCACGACTGGGCAGCCCGGGTGGGCTCGCCTGCCTGACACAGTGCCCAGGCCTCTGCGGGGGCAGCTGTGAGCCTGTGCTCCAACTGTGGCTTCCTTTCTAGGAAGGGTCACCTCGTGGTGGCCGGGGTGTCTGACCAGGGCTCCGAGGAGGAGGCCGGCCAGGTGCTGAGGGTCGCCGAGGTACTCACTGTGGGTGGGTGGTGTGGCGGGGGAGtgctggggcggggaggggggcgggggcttGGGGGGGTCGTGGACTGAGGACCCTGACCAGCGGCTCCGCTTCACCCCGCCAGCACCTCTCTAGACCGACTTTCTGTTCTTCTCCTTCCCAAACACAGCTCCTTTGCAAACACTCAAGGCTGTTTTGCTCATTGTAGGAAAATGCAAACTATGTCACATGCCACTCTCCCCATTTGGTCTGTTAGGCCCCATCTGTGTTCCCTCAACACCCtttgcacccccaccccccaactgcATGCCTGCGCTCCCCTTGCCCCCGCCCCCGTGGCCTGCCTAGCCCCCGCCGTCCCGCGCAGGTCTTCGAACACCCGCAGTGGGACCTGCGCGCCGTGCGCAACGACGTGGCCCTGCTGAAGCTGGCGGCGCCCGCCCGCCTCTCCGCAGCCGTGGCCCCCGTCTGCCTGCCCAGCGCCGACACCAGCTTCCCCACGGGCTCCCTGTGCACCGTCACCGGCTGGGGCAAGACCCGGTACAACAGTGAGTGTCCGCGAGGACCGCTCAGGGCCCAGACTCCTTCTGTGCTTCCAGCTAAGTCCTGAGCACAATCGTAAATCACAACAATCAACCTTCCGTTTCTTTACTTAAAGAAAGctagagtgaagtcgctcagtcgtctccgactctttgcgaccccatcgactgtagcccaccaggctcctctgtccatgggattttccaggcaagagtactggagtgggtaaccatttccttctcgagatgatcttcccaacccagggattgaacccaggtctcccgcattgtaggcagacgctttaccgtctgacccaccagggaagttcacttAACCCTCTTAATTAAAAACCtatcaagcaaaaataaaaacgaACTTTAACAATATATATACCTGAACAGTTTCCGAAGAAACACCTAAGTTCCAGCACCTAAATGTCACCCCCCCTAATCTGCAGGGAGGTAGAGTGAGAAGGGTGGGTGTGCCCAGCACCCCTGAAGTCTGCGCTGGGAGCCCACGGTCCAGGCTTCTTTCAGGCCCGAGCGCCCaggtctcccctccctccccgacTCCAGCCTCCTCAGGCTGAGTCGTGAGTTCCTCCACCGCCACAGCCTACCAGCTGGTCCTTTAACAGGACGCGAGCAGCCAAGAAAGGGCAGAACGGGGAGGTGCTCCCTCATGGGTCCCCCCAGCATCCCCAGGCAGAGGACTGGGGAGGAGGGACGGCCCCTCCGCCCACACGCAGGGCTCGGTGGGCCTGTGGCGCAGGGGCCCGGCAGGCAGGACTTGCCTGACCAACTGTGCTGGGAGTGCAGATGCACTGCCTGGTGTGGAACTGGAGAGGAACCACCTCCCAGACTCTTGGAAGGTGGCACTCAGCACCCACGACCGTTGTGACGGAGGAGGACCACGCCGCGGGAAGGCAGGGTTCCGGTGGGCGCTGGTCTCCTCTCCCTGGGCCCTGACCCCACGCCCTCTGTCCTTCTAGCCTTTGATACCCCTGACAAGCTGCAGCAGGCCACCCTGCCCATCCTGTCTAATGCCGACTGCAGAGAGTTCTGGGGCAGCAAGATCACCGACGTGATGATCTGTGCAGGAGCCAGCGGCATCTCCTCCTGCATGGTACTGCTTGCTACCCTGCCCGCCCTCACAGGTTCCCCCCTGGTCAGGCCAGGAGGGCTGTCCCCTCTGCCACGACCTCCTTACCCTCCTGCCCTGCCCAGTGCCCCAATGAAGGCGTGGACCAGCACTATCAGAGGCCCCTGGTGAGAGCTGGTTCTGACCAGGTGTGGTATGGTGCTTCCAGAGGGATTTAATTTCATAGCAACTGCACAAGATGGACATTTccatccattttacaggtgatggGGAGGCTGAGAGGATCAGCCCCCGCCCCAGGCCACCCAGGAGTAGGGGGCAGAGCAGGGGCTGCCATCTGAGCAGGTCTGAGTGTCTGTGCACAATCTCTGGGCCCCTACTTGCCCTTGGTCTGCACCCCTTGGACTCGGCCAGGTCTAGGCACAGCGGGGCCCTGGCACCTTCTTTCTGGCTTGGACACAAGTCCTGTCTCCTCCTACAGGGCGACTCAGGTGGCCCCCTGGTCTGCCAGAAGGACGGAGCCTGGACCCTGGCGGGCATCGTGTCCTGGGGCAGCAGCCGGTGTAGCCCATTCTTACCTGGCGTGTATGCTCGGGTCACCAAGTTCATTCCCTGGATTCTTGAAGTTCTGGAGGCCAACTGAgcctctgccccaccccagctcccatCTGTGTAAAACCCAAATAAAACTGCTTGCATCTTCACCTCTTCATGTTCACCGGGCTGGAGGAAGGGTGGGAGGGTGGCCGCCTTTCCTGAGGACCCTCTGGAGTTCAGAGCTGAGAGGGCTGGCATATCGCCCAGCCCTATGCCCTTCTTCATGGAGATGAGGAGTGAGGCCCAGATTCACATGTACCATGGTGACAGCTGGTCCCCTCCCgggaggagggcacaacaacccactccagtgttcttgcctggagaatcccatggacagaggagcctggtgggctacagtccacaaagagtcagacatgactgaagcgacttagcacgcaccggTCCCCTA from Bos javanicus breed banteng chromosome 18, ARS-OSU_banteng_1.0, whole genome shotgun sequence harbors:
- the LOC133229962 gene encoding chymotrypsinogen A produces the protein MPRKGIITSRSSDNSLVHRDIIGSPAAGTPHLSEGSTMNFLWLLSYCALLGTAFGCGVPAIQPVLSGLSRIVNGEEAVPGSWPWQVSLQDKTGFHFCGGSLINENWVVTAAHCGVTTSDVVVAGEFDQGSSSEKIQKLKIAKVFKNSKYNSLTINNDITLLKLSTAASFSQTVSAVCLPSASDDFAAGTTCVTTGWGLTRYTNANTPDRLQQASLPLLSNTNCKKYWGTKIKDAMICAGASGVSSCMGDSGGPLVCKKNGAWTLVGIVSWGSSTCSTSTPGVYARVTALVNWVQQTLAAN
- the LOC133229963 gene encoding chymotrypsinogen B-like isoform X2, translated to MALLWVVLGFFLFGSSFGCGVPAIDPVLSGLSRIVNGEDAVPGSWPWQVSLQTSSGFHFCGGSLISEDWVVTAAHCGVRKGHLVVAGVSDQGSEEEAGQVLRVAEVFEHPQWDLRAVRNDVALLKLAAPARLSAAVAPVCLPSADTSFPTGSLCTVTGWGKTRYNTFDTPDKLQQATLPILSNADCREFWGSKITDVMICAGASGISSCMGDSGGPLVCQKDGAWTLAGIVSWGSSRCSPFLPGVYARVTKFIPWILEVLEAN
- the LOC133229963 gene encoding chymotrypsinogen B-like isoform X1, coding for MSCSRQNSGCQDAAEAWKSCVCTLIPLEAPSTDQLPCLCLSGCGVPAIDPVLSGLSRIVNGEDAVPGSWPWQVSLQTSSGFHFCGGSLISEDWVVTAAHCGVRKGHLVVAGVSDQGSEEEAGQVLRVAEVFEHPQWDLRAVRNDVALLKLAAPARLSAAVAPVCLPSADTSFPTGSLCTVTGWGKTRYNTFDTPDKLQQATLPILSNADCREFWGSKITDVMICAGASGISSCMGDSGGPLVCQKDGAWTLAGIVSWGSSRCSPFLPGVYARVTKFIPWILEVLEAN